One Rattus norvegicus strain BN/NHsdMcwi chromosome 20, GRCr8, whole genome shotgun sequence DNA segment encodes these proteins:
- the Atat1 gene encoding alpha-tubulin N-acetyltransferase 1 isoform X10 — MEFPFDVDALFPERITVLDQHLRPPARRPGTTTPARVDLQQQIMTIVDELGKASAKAQHLPAPITSALRMQSNRHVIYVLKDTSARPAGKGAIIGFLKVGYKKLFVLDDREAHNEVEPLCILDFYIHESVQRHGHGRELFQYMLQKERVEPHQLAIDRPSPKLLKFLNKHYNLETTVPQVNNFVIFEGFFAHQHPPARKLPPKRAEGDIKPYSSSDREFLKVAVEPPWPLNRAPRRATPPAHPPPRSSSLGNSPDRGPLRPFVPEQELLRSLRLCPPHPTARLLLATDPGGSPAQRRRTSSLPRSDESRY, encoded by the exons ATGGAGTTCCCGTTCGATGTGGATGCGCTGTTCCCGGAGCGGATCACCGTGCTGGACCAGCACCTGCGGCCTCCGGCCCGCCGACCCGGAACCACAACGCCGGCCCG TGTGGATCTGCAGCAGCAAATCATGACTATTGTAGATGAGCTGGGCAAGGCTTCTGCCAAG GCTCAGCACCTCCCTGCACCCATCACCAGCGCTTTGAGGATGCAGAGCAACCGACACGTTATTTATGTACTAAAGGACACCTCAGCCCGCCC GGCAGGGAAAGGAGCCATTATTGGTTTCCTCAAAGTTGGATACAAGAAGCTCTTTGTACTG GATGACCGTGAGGCTCACAATGAGGTAGAACCCCTTTGCATTCTGGACTTTTACATCCACGAGTCAGTGCAACGGCACGGCCATGGGAGAGAACTTTTCCAGTATATGTTACAG AAAGAGCGAGTGGAACCACACCAACTTGCCATTGACCGACCATCACCGAAACTGCTCAAGTTCCTGAACAAGCACTACAACCTGGAGACCACAGTCCCACAG GTGAACAACTTCGTGATCTTCGAAGGCTTCTTTGCCCATCAACACC CTCCGGCAAGGAAGCTGCCACCGAAAAGAGCAGAGGGAGACATTAAGCCATACTCCTCCAGTGACAGAGAAT tCCTGAAGGTGGCTGTGGAGCCTCCCTGGCCCCTGAACAGGGCCCCCCGGCGTGCCACACCTCCAGCACACCCACCTCCACGTTCTAGCAGCCTGGGCAACTCGCCGGATCGGGGTCCCCTTCGGCCCTTCGTGCCAGAGCAGGAGCTGCTTCGATCCCTGCGTCTCTGTCCCCCACACCCCACTGCACGCCTTCTGCTGGCCACTGACCCTGGAGGCAGCCCAGCCCAGCGCAGACGCACCAG CTCCCTTCCCCGATCTGATGAGAGTCGATACTGA
- the Atat1 gene encoding alpha-tubulin N-acetyltransferase 1 isoform X6 encodes MEFPFDVDALFPERITVLDQHLRPPARRPGTTTPARVDLQQQIMTIVDELGKASAKAQHLPAPITSALRMQSNRHVIYVLKDTSARPAGKGAIIGFLKVGYKKLFVLDDREAHNEVEPLCILDFYIHESVQRHGHGRELFQYMLQKERVEPHQLAIDRPSPKLLKFLNKHYNLETTVPQVNNFVIFEGFFAHQHRSPTPSLRATRHSRAAVVDPIPAAPARKLPPKRAEGDIKPYSSSDREFLKVAVEPPWPLNRAPRRATPPAHPPPRSSSLGNSPDRGPLRPFVPEQELLRSLRLCPPHPTARLLLATDPGGSPAQRRRTRETPWGLVAQSCHYSRHGGFNTSFLGTGLTRDCAGALGAFRPAGRRRTSA; translated from the exons ATGGAGTTCCCGTTCGATGTGGATGCGCTGTTCCCGGAGCGGATCACCGTGCTGGACCAGCACCTGCGGCCTCCGGCCCGCCGACCCGGAACCACAACGCCGGCCCG TGTGGATCTGCAGCAGCAAATCATGACTATTGTAGATGAGCTGGGCAAGGCTTCTGCCAAG GCTCAGCACCTCCCTGCACCCATCACCAGCGCTTTGAGGATGCAGAGCAACCGACACGTTATTTATGTACTAAAGGACACCTCAGCCCGCCC GGCAGGGAAAGGAGCCATTATTGGTTTCCTCAAAGTTGGATACAAGAAGCTCTTTGTACTG GATGACCGTGAGGCTCACAATGAGGTAGAACCCCTTTGCATTCTGGACTTTTACATCCACGAGTCAGTGCAACGGCACGGCCATGGGAGAGAACTTTTCCAGTATATGTTACAG AAAGAGCGAGTGGAACCACACCAACTTGCCATTGACCGACCATCACCGAAACTGCTCAAGTTCCTGAACAAGCACTACAACCTGGAGACCACAGTCCCACAG GTGAACAACTTCGTGATCTTCGAAGGCTTCTTTGCCCATCAACACC GGTCCCCCACTCCCTCTCTGAGGGCAACTCGACACTCTCGTGCTGCTGTGGTCGATCCTATACCCGCTG CTCCGGCAAGGAAGCTGCCACCGAAAAGAGCAGAGGGAGACATTAAGCCATACTCCTCCAGTGACAGAGAAT tCCTGAAGGTGGCTGTGGAGCCTCCCTGGCCCCTGAACAGGGCCCCCCGGCGTGCCACACCTCCAGCACACCCACCTCCACGTTCTAGCAGCCTGGGCAACTCGCCGGATCGGGGTCCCCTTCGGCCCTTCGTGCCAGAGCAGGAGCTGCTTCGATCCCTGCGTCTCTGTCCCCCACACCCCACTGCACGCCTTCTGCTGGCCACTGACCCTGGAGGCAGCCCAGCCCAGCGCAGACGCACCAG GGAGACTCCCTGGGGGCTGGTAGCCCAAAGCTGCCACTACAGCCGCCATGGGGGATTCAATACCTCATTCCTGGGTACAG GCCTGACAAGAGACTGCGCAGGCGCCCTGGGAGCGTTCCGGCCCGCCGGGCGCAGGCGCACTTCCGCGTAG
- the Atat1 gene encoding alpha-tubulin N-acetyltransferase 1 isoform X12, producing MEFPFDVDALFPERITVLDQHLRPPARRPGTTTPARVDLQQQIMTIVDELGKASAKAQHLPAPITSALRMQSNRHVIYVLKDTSARPAGKGAIIGFLKVGYKKLFVLDDREAHNEVEPLCILDFYIHESVQRHGHGRELFQYMLQKERVEPHQLAIDRPSPKLLKFLNKHYNLETTVPQVNNFVIFEGFFAHQHRSPTPSLRATRHSRAAVVDPIPAEGPRVLTGPAGTIPLPQNPGGA from the exons ATGGAGTTCCCGTTCGATGTGGATGCGCTGTTCCCGGAGCGGATCACCGTGCTGGACCAGCACCTGCGGCCTCCGGCCCGCCGACCCGGAACCACAACGCCGGCCCG TGTGGATCTGCAGCAGCAAATCATGACTATTGTAGATGAGCTGGGCAAGGCTTCTGCCAAG GCTCAGCACCTCCCTGCACCCATCACCAGCGCTTTGAGGATGCAGAGCAACCGACACGTTATTTATGTACTAAAGGACACCTCAGCCCGCCC GGCAGGGAAAGGAGCCATTATTGGTTTCCTCAAAGTTGGATACAAGAAGCTCTTTGTACTG GATGACCGTGAGGCTCACAATGAGGTAGAACCCCTTTGCATTCTGGACTTTTACATCCACGAGTCAGTGCAACGGCACGGCCATGGGAGAGAACTTTTCCAGTATATGTTACAG AAAGAGCGAGTGGAACCACACCAACTTGCCATTGACCGACCATCACCGAAACTGCTCAAGTTCCTGAACAAGCACTACAACCTGGAGACCACAGTCCCACAG GTGAACAACTTCGTGATCTTCGAAGGCTTCTTTGCCCATCAACACC GGTCCCCCACTCCCTCTCTGAGGGCAACTCGACACTCTCGTGCTGCTGTGGTCGATCCTATACCCGCTG AGGGACCCAGGGTCCTCACTGGCCCAGCTGGGACTATTCCACTGCCCCAGAACCCCGGGGGGGCCTGA
- the Atat1 gene encoding alpha-tubulin N-acetyltransferase 1 isoform X9, whose amino-acid sequence MEFPFDVDALFPERITVLDQHLRPPARRPGTTTPARVDLQQQIMTIVDELGKASAKAQHLPAPITSALRMQSNRHVIYVLKDTSARPAGKGAIIGFLKVGYKKLFVLDDREAHNEVEPLCILDFYIHESVQRHGHGRELFQYMLQKERVEPHQLAIDRPSPKLLKFLNKHYNLETTVPQVNNFVIFEGFFAHQHRSPTPSLRATRHSRAAVVDPIPAAPARKLPPKRAEGDIKPYSSSDREFLKVAVEPPWPLNRAPRRATPPAHPPPRSSSLGNSPDRGPLRPFVPEQELLRSLRLCPPHPTARLLLATDPGGSPAQRRRTSSLPRSDESRY is encoded by the exons ATGGAGTTCCCGTTCGATGTGGATGCGCTGTTCCCGGAGCGGATCACCGTGCTGGACCAGCACCTGCGGCCTCCGGCCCGCCGACCCGGAACCACAACGCCGGCCCG TGTGGATCTGCAGCAGCAAATCATGACTATTGTAGATGAGCTGGGCAAGGCTTCTGCCAAG GCTCAGCACCTCCCTGCACCCATCACCAGCGCTTTGAGGATGCAGAGCAACCGACACGTTATTTATGTACTAAAGGACACCTCAGCCCGCCC GGCAGGGAAAGGAGCCATTATTGGTTTCCTCAAAGTTGGATACAAGAAGCTCTTTGTACTG GATGACCGTGAGGCTCACAATGAGGTAGAACCCCTTTGCATTCTGGACTTTTACATCCACGAGTCAGTGCAACGGCACGGCCATGGGAGAGAACTTTTCCAGTATATGTTACAG AAAGAGCGAGTGGAACCACACCAACTTGCCATTGACCGACCATCACCGAAACTGCTCAAGTTCCTGAACAAGCACTACAACCTGGAGACCACAGTCCCACAG GTGAACAACTTCGTGATCTTCGAAGGCTTCTTTGCCCATCAACACC GGTCCCCCACTCCCTCTCTGAGGGCAACTCGACACTCTCGTGCTGCTGTGGTCGATCCTATACCCGCTG CTCCGGCAAGGAAGCTGCCACCGAAAAGAGCAGAGGGAGACATTAAGCCATACTCCTCCAGTGACAGAGAAT tCCTGAAGGTGGCTGTGGAGCCTCCCTGGCCCCTGAACAGGGCCCCCCGGCGTGCCACACCTCCAGCACACCCACCTCCACGTTCTAGCAGCCTGGGCAACTCGCCGGATCGGGGTCCCCTTCGGCCCTTCGTGCCAGAGCAGGAGCTGCTTCGATCCCTGCGTCTCTGTCCCCCACACCCCACTGCACGCCTTCTGCTGGCCACTGACCCTGGAGGCAGCCCAGCCCAGCGCAGACGCACCAG CTCCCTTCCCCGATCTGATGAGAGTCGATACTGA